The Patescibacteria group bacterium genome includes a window with the following:
- the pheT gene encoding phenylalanine--tRNA ligase subunit beta: MFVSKQWLKNYVDIPDNLSPQELADKITMSIVEIENIIIQGENLENIVVAQVKEINNHPNADKLKICHVDAGKRGVFKIVCGGNNLYKDMFVPLALPGSKVKWHGEGDFITLEKTKIRGVESEGMIAAAEEIGLSSNYMIEGGVADLKLTQDDLGIDLSEAMKLDDVIFEIDNKSLTNRPDLWGHYGIARELAALLDLKFKEINFDTKIKSKDEIKLKVDIENKEVCCRYMGVVVKDIEILPSPEWISKSLERVGIRSINNIVDITNFIMLELGQPLHAFDLENIEDEKIIVRNAKEGEKFVTLDNETRILTKEDLLICDSKKPIALAGVMGGQNSQITNNTKSILIESANFDASTIRKTSSRLGLRTDSSSRFEKSLDPNLANDAICRSIELIKKLSPKSYIASQLVDENFSKEKNIIINLDIEFVNKKIGEELPRKTIIEILTRLGFFVKDKKEFLEVLVPSYRAGGDVSIAEDLIEEISRIYGYDNIKPQLPSVLLEAPFRDKYIWIERTIKDIVSGNLDYNEVYNYSMISEDDIFKLKDKKDDYIEIANAVSKNLKYLRNNLLVNLCKNIYENLKNFDNFKIFEIGRIFAKSDGRFKVSKDSKEFLPKQDKNLAMAMVGNLFEFFELKKDVELLLHRLNVEYCTTPCDNIYFDKEVSLKYFVDDMEIGCVGKLDKEILKNFDIEKDVFYVEFNTTILVKSSHDMKKYQPISKYPKMIQDISMLVSYNYKWQDIENRINSISPLIEDVDLFDVYDGDKIEKGNRSLACHITFHDSTRTLVSEEVEKIMKNVREMLVKDFKVKIR, translated from the coding sequence ATGTTTGTTTCTAAACAATGGTTAAAAAATTATGTAGATATTCCAGATAATTTATCTCCTCAGGAACTTGCTGACAAAATTACAATGTCTATAGTAGAAATTGAAAATATTATTATTCAAGGTGAAAATCTCGAAAATATTGTGGTAGCTCAAGTAAAAGAAATAAATAATCATCCAAATGCAGATAAATTAAAAATTTGTCATGTTGATGCTGGAAAAAGAGGAGTCTTTAAAATAGTTTGTGGTGGAAATAATTTGTACAAAGACATGTTTGTTCCACTTGCTCTTCCTGGTTCAAAAGTAAAATGGCATGGAGAAGGCGATTTTATAACACTTGAAAAAACAAAAATAAGAGGGGTTGAATCAGAAGGAATGATAGCTGCAGCTGAGGAAATTGGTTTGTCTAGTAATTATATGATAGAAGGTGGGGTTGCAGATTTGAAATTAACGCAAGATGATTTGGGAATTGATTTAAGTGAAGCAATGAAACTTGATGATGTGATATTTGAAATTGATAATAAATCTCTTACAAATAGGCCTGATTTATGGGGACATTATGGAATAGCAAGAGAACTGGCAGCGCTTTTAGATCTAAAATTTAAGGAAATAAATTTTGATACAAAAATAAAATCAAAAGATGAAATTAAATTAAAGGTAGATATAGAAAATAAAGAAGTATGCTGTAGATATATGGGGGTTGTTGTAAAAGATATAGAAATACTTCCTTCCCCAGAATGGATTTCTAAATCACTTGAGAGAGTTGGGATAAGATCCATAAACAATATTGTAGATATTACAAATTTTATAATGCTAGAGCTTGGTCAGCCACTTCATGCATTTGATTTAGAAAATATTGAAGATGAAAAAATTATTGTAAGAAATGCAAAAGAAGGGGAAAAATTTGTTACACTAGACAATGAGACAAGAATTCTTACAAAAGAAGATTTGTTAATTTGTGATAGCAAAAAACCAATTGCTTTGGCAGGGGTAATGGGAGGACAAAATAGTCAAATTACAAATAATACAAAATCAATACTTATAGAATCTGCAAACTTTGATGCAAGTACTATTAGAAAAACTTCTTCAAGATTGGGACTTAGAACAGATTCAAGTAGTAGATTTGAAAAATCATTAGATCCAAATTTGGCAAATGATGCAATCTGTAGATCAATAGAGCTTATAAAAAAATTAAGTCCAAAAAGTTATATTGCAAGTCAATTGGTAGATGAAAATTTTTCAAAAGAAAAAAATATAATAATAAATTTAGATATAGAATTTGTAAACAAAAAAATAGGAGAAGAGTTACCAAGAAAGACTATTATAGAAATTCTTACAAGATTGGGATTTTTTGTAAAAGATAAAAAAGAATTTTTAGAAGTTTTGGTTCCTAGTTATCGTGCTGGGGGAGATGTTAGTATTGCTGAGGATTTAATTGAAGAAATATCTAGAATTTATGGATATGATAATATCAAACCACAATTACCAAGTGTTTTATTAGAAGCTCCTTTTAGAGATAAATATATTTGGATAGAAAGAACTATAAAAGATATAGTTTCAGGAAATTTGGATTACAATGAGGTATATAATTATTCTATGATTTCAGAAGACGATATTTTTAAATTAAAAGATAAAAAAGATGATTATATAGAAATAGCAAACGCGGTTTCAAAAAATTTAAAATATTTGAGAAATAATCTTCTTGTAAATTTGTGTAAAAATATATATGAAAATTTGAAGAATTTTGATAATTTTAAAATTTTTGAAATAGGAAGAATTTTTGCAAAAAGTGACGGAAGATTTAAAGTATCTAAAGATTCTAAAGAATTTTTACCAAAGCAAGATAAAAATTTGGCAATGGCTATGGTTGGAAATTTATTTGAATTTTTTGAATTAAAAAAAGATGTGGAACTTTTACTTCATAGATTAAATGTTGAGTATTGTACAACTCCTTGTGATAATATATATTTTGACAAAGAAGTATCTTTGAAATATTTTGTAGATGACATGGAAATTGGTTGTGTAGGAAAATTGGACAAAGAAATATTGAAAAATTTTGATATAGAAAAAGATGTTTTCTATGTAGAATTCAATACAACAATTTTGGTAAAATCTTCACATGATATGAAAAAATATCAACCAATATCAAAATATCCAAAAATGATTCAAGATATTTCTATGTTGGTTTCATATAACTATAAGTGGCAAGATATTGAAAATAGGATAAATTCTATTTCTCCACTTATAGAAGATGTAGATTTATTTGATGTATATGATGGAGATAAAATAGAAAAAGGAAACAGATCATTGGCATGCCACATTACATTTCACGATTCTACAAGAACTCTAGTTAGTGAAGAAGTGGAAAAAATTATGAAAAATGTAAGAGAAATGCTTGTAAAAGATTTTAAAGTAAAAATAAGATAA
- a CDS encoding F0F1 ATP synthase subunit A translates to MESISLSPQILFYIGALPITNSFLWAVVLSLFIMITTLIIRFSLKQVPGRLQNAFEILIEGAYSLVESVMGNEKKSKKIFPLVFTLFLFILMANMATFIPGQSAITIKTAGGMVPLFRAIIADYSLVFVMTIISVITTQIVAIIAFGPFGYIFKFINVIGIKNFFLELFKGKFKPGILAQGLLDLFLGLMDVVGELAKIVSLSFRLFGNIFAGEVLGAVFLFLAPFIAPLPMQFLGLLTAIVQAFVFSILTLIFIKMAGDTGEEELAEQN, encoded by the coding sequence ATGGAAAGCATATCACTTTCACCACAAATATTATTTTATATAGGAGCACTTCCTATTACAAACTCATTCTTATGGGCTGTTGTACTCTCTCTATTTATAATGATAACAACTCTTATAATAAGATTTTCTCTAAAACAAGTACCAGGAAGATTACAAAATGCATTTGAGATACTTATAGAGGGAGCTTATTCACTCGTAGAAAGCGTAATGGGAAATGAAAAAAAATCAAAAAAGATATTTCCATTGGTTTTTACTTTGTTTCTTTTTATACTTATGGCAAATATGGCCACATTTATCCCAGGACAATCCGCAATAACAATAAAAACAGCTGGTGGAATGGTTCCTTTGTTTAGAGCAATTATAGCTGATTATAGTTTAGTTTTTGTAATGACAATAATATCTGTAATAACAACCCAAATAGTAGCTATAATAGCATTTGGTCCTTTTGGATACATCTTCAAATTTATTAATGTAATTGGAATAAAAAATTTCTTCCTTGAATTGTTTAAAGGAAAATTCAAACCTGGAATATTAGCTCAAGGATTGTTAGATTTATTTCTTGGACTTATGGACGTTGTAGGAGAATTAGCAAAGATAGTTTCCTTGTCTTTTCGTTTATTTGGAAATATTTTTGCTGGTGAAGTACTGGGCGCTGTTTTTCTATTTCTAGCACCTTTCATAGCACCACTTCCAATGCAATTTTTAGGATTACTCACAGCTATTGTACAGGCATTTGTATTTTCAATATTAACTTTGATATTTATAAAAATGGCTGGAGATACTGGTGAAGAAGAGTTAGCAGAACAAAATTAA
- a CDS encoding NYN domain-containing protein — MDFGNLVHWSDTLKWKIGMKELKSLIMHFCYGKKYLRRFYYGSDYGPKDSSQVLTDWSSGVINTARMNNFKIITKRVKYIKDQNYKDGYVKKSDLDIEMAVDLIKERNNYDKIIIFSGDGDLSYVLKYLKEEFNKISYIFTARNHLGKELLECYENHIIEKILFVEDFEYRLNENRFCKR, encoded by the coding sequence ATTGATTTTGGTAATTTAGTGCATTGGTCAGATACGCTAAAATGGAAAATTGGAATGAAAGAGTTAAAAAGTTTAATTATGCATTTTTGTTATGGAAAAAAATATTTAAGAAGATTTTACTATGGTAGTGATTATGGTCCTAAAGATAGTTCTCAAGTTTTGACTGATTGGTCGAGTGGAGTTATAAATACTGCAAGAATGAATAATTTTAAAATAATCACAAAAAGAGTTAAATATATAAAAGATCAAAACTATAAAGATGGATATGTAAAAAAGAGTGATTTAGATATTGAAATGGCAGTTGATTTAATAAAAGAAAGAAATAATTATGATAAAATTATAATTTTTTCTGGAGACGGAGACTTGTCATATGTACTAAAATATTTAAAGGAAGAATTTAATAAAATTTCATATATTTTTACTGCCAGAAATCATCTTGGAAAAGAATTACTTGAATGTTATGAAAATCATATAATAGAAAAAATATTATTTGTTGAAGATTTTGAATATAGATTAAATGAAAATAGATTTTGTAAAAGATAA
- the atpF gene encoding F0F1 ATP synthase subunit B, whose amino-acid sequence MKLFNVLGLDLKILIAQFINFAIFFFVLYKFAYKPILKFLDERKDKIEKGLEDAEKAGQKLLSIENEEKEIIERATSEAKKSAKEIIERATKAGEDKREAIVLKTKEELKDIVKKEKEDIELEKNKAIKEIKTQTAELIAESLKKILEEKIDDKKDMEIIKKSLDIK is encoded by the coding sequence ATGAAATTATTCAATGTATTAGGACTGGATCTAAAAATACTCATAGCTCAATTTATAAACTTTGCAATATTCTTTTTTGTTTTGTATAAATTTGCATACAAACCAATACTAAAGTTTTTAGATGAAAGAAAAGATAAAATTGAAAAAGGATTAGAAGATGCAGAAAAAGCTGGACAAAAATTATTGAGCATTGAAAATGAAGAAAAAGAAATAATAGAACGTGCTACATCAGAAGCAAAAAAATCAGCAAAAGAAATAATAGAACGTGCTACAAAAGCTGGTGAAGATAAAAGAGAAGCAATAGTTTTGAAAACAAAAGAAGAATTAAAAGATATAGTCAAAAAAGAAAAAGAAGATATAGAGCTTGAAAAAAACAAAGCAATAAAAGAAATAAAAACACAGACAGCAGAGCTTATTGCAGAATCTTTAAAAAAGATATTGGAAGAAAAAATAGATGACAAAAAAGATATGGAAATTATAAAAAAATCTCTTGATATAAAATAA
- a CDS encoding DUF721 domain-containing protein, which yields MSLISIKDLLPQSLSRNRIKPQIEAVNVLAKFRSIIREVWGDEVCEFVEPKYVKERVLYIHCNSSSATNALSLAKKKIIEEINKLSEESLVDDIVFWQ from the coding sequence ATGTCACTTATTTCAATAAAAGATTTATTACCACAAAGTTTATCTAGAAATAGAATCAAGCCACAAATTGAAGCTGTAAATGTTTTGGCAAAATTTAGAAGTATTATAAGGGAAGTCTGGGGTGATGAAGTTTGTGAATTTGTGGAGCCAAAATATGTAAAAGAAAGAGTTTTATATATTCATTGCAATTCTTCTTCGGCTACAAATGCGTTGTCACTTGCAAAGAAAAAAATTATAGAAGAAATAAATAAATTGTCAGAAGAATCCTTGGTGGATGATATTGTTTTTTGGCAGTGA
- the pheS gene encoding phenylalanine--tRNA ligase subunit alpha, which translates to MENKLKDIKNKVLSEISKIKDLEEFQLLEKKYLGRKGEFTSIIKEIKNLAEDKRPIIGQFANESKIELENAFIEAKSVFENVIDNVKEIVSNFDPTLRTKKNDIGHLHPSTIVQNKVVDIFNSMGFMVLDGPELESEYYNFEALNIPKTHPARDMQDTYFIKQDKKLKNKEKLVLRTHTSAKQVRAIEEFGAPLRAIFPGKCFRNEATDASHDNTFYQLEGLMIGKDISISNLVAVMNNLLSEVFNREVKTRLRPGYFPFVEPGFELDINCLICGGSGCSVCGDGWVELVPCGLVHPKVLEAGGLDSKEWTGFAFGMGFTRLVMMLYGINDIRLLQSGDLRFTKQF; encoded by the coding sequence ATGGAAAATAAATTAAAAGATATAAAAAATAAGGTATTAAGTGAAATTTCAAAAATAAAAGATTTGGAAGAATTTCAGCTTTTAGAAAAAAAATATCTTGGTAGAAAAGGTGAATTTACGAGTATTATAAAAGAAATAAAAAATTTAGCAGAAGACAAGAGGCCAATTATTGGACAATTTGCAAATGAATCAAAAATAGAGCTTGAAAATGCTTTTATAGAAGCAAAAAGTGTTTTTGAAAATGTAATAGATAATGTAAAAGAAATTGTTTCAAATTTTGATCCAACTCTTAGAACTAAAAAAAATGATATTGGTCATTTGCACCCAAGTACAATAGTCCAAAACAAAGTTGTAGATATTTTTAATTCTATGGGATTTATGGTGCTTGATGGTCCTGAACTTGAATCAGAATATTATAATTTTGAAGCTCTAAACATTCCAAAAACACATCCAGCCCGTGATATGCAAGATACTTATTTTATAAAACAAGACAAAAAATTAAAGAACAAAGAAAAATTAGTTCTTAGAACTCACACTTCTGCAAAACAAGTAAGAGCAATAGAAGAATTTGGAGCTCCACTTCGTGCTATATTTCCTGGTAAATGTTTTAGAAATGAAGCAACAGACGCATCACATGACAATACTTTTTATCAGCTTGAAGGTCTTATGATTGGAAAAGATATTTCTATTTCAAATTTGGTAGCTGTTATGAATAATTTATTATCAGAAGTATTTAATAGAGAGGTAAAGACTCGTCTTCGTCCAGGATATTTTCCTTTTGTTGAGCCAGGTTTTGAACTTGATATAAATTGTCTTATTTGTGGTGGCTCAGGTTGTAGTGTGTGTGGTGATGGATGGGTAGAACTTGTTCCATGTGGACTTGTACATCCAAAAGTTTTGGAAGCTGGAGGATTAGACTCAAAAGAATGGACTGGTTTTGCATTTGGTATGGGATTTACACGTCTTGTAATGATGCTTTATGGAATAAATGATATAAGATTATTACAATCAGGAGATTTGAGATTTACCAAACAATTCTAA
- the atpH gene encoding ATP synthase F1 subunit delta, with the protein MKVGPKKYSQLLFEITKDKSPDDIKVEIEKFTKLLIKKNQIKNQNKIIENFISIYNSENNIVNVEVETANPITKEVLSHIETFIAKKTGAKKIEFENKINKSLISGAIIKYGDRILDNSFKTKINNLKNNISK; encoded by the coding sequence ATGAAAGTAGGCCCAAAAAAATATTCTCAATTATTATTTGAAATTACAAAGGACAAATCTCCTGATGATATTAAAGTTGAAATAGAAAAATTTACAAAATTACTCATCAAAAAAAATCAAATAAAAAACCAAAATAAAATAATAGAAAATTTTATAAGTATATATAATAGTGAAAATAATATAGTAAATGTTGAAGTGGAAACAGCAAATCCTATTACTAAAGAAGTCCTCTCTCATATAGAGACATTTATAGCAAAAAAAACTGGTGCAAAAAAAATAGAGTTTGAAAATAAAATAAATAAAAGTTTGATATCTGGAGCAATAATAAAATATGGAGACAGAATATTGGACAATAGTTTTAAAACGAAAATTAATAATTTAAAAAATAATATTAGTAAATAA
- a CDS encoding UvrD-helicase domain-containing protein — protein sequence MINSDIKLNPEQKEAISYGEGPLLIVAGAGTGKTTVLTQRVFHLLKNKKLTPDNILALTFTEKAAMEMEERIDRALPYGYSDLYVMTFHSFCQKILEDNGIDIGIPSNFKVLDEVGIWMLIRKNLDKFDLDYYKPLGNPTKFIKELIKHFSRCKDEIINPQDYLDYSEKIRLNQDRRANEEMELETKRLEEIANAYHVYQQILLENEVLDFGDLINYCLKLFKERPNILKKYRDQFEYILVDEFQDTNYAQYELIKLLSYPKNNITVVGDDDQSIYAFRGSSMNNILGFKKDYPNTKEIFLTKNYRSTQNILDLSYSFIKQNNPNRLEVRLSDGKKKLSKKLKSLTNDLGEIEVIRAQSETDEVSEVIKKIYEIMKKEKNLTWSDFAILVRSNSQAKPFTIGLEEAQIPYAFLASRGLYEKEIVMDIVSYLKLLDNYHESSAMWRILNLKFLDISNSDIINLSHTAKKKTRSLYEIAKNYQMYTRVSPNTEKSLQKIVSLIEKHSKLSLEQNVWKVVWAFLNDTGYLKWLETLSEAKKQETFNYLNQFYKKIQLFEKESDIARAKDFLEFFNLEIESGEKGKLTNNLDDGPESLKVMTVHGAKGLEFQYVFIVGLVDKRFPSTERSEVIQIPDELVKEILLDGDIHLQEERRLFYVAMTRAKKGLYFTWALDYGGSRLKKPSIFLKELNLIKLEEDFVKENPDIIENLKSEVYEDTRKISKEDLQKLLPKQYSFSQVAAYDSCPRQYYYAHILKIPTLGKHVFSYGRSMHLALQKFFQLVKSRQDKKQTSLFDKSEEYDNKKLPVTLDELLKLYEENWIDDWYENKEDKKKYREQGRKTLQEIYKDIENNPPKVKFLEKGFNVRFSDYSFKGNIDRVDIVSGGVQLVDYKTGTSKQKLGIEDKKQLLIYQIAYEEVFKEKVKNLKFHYLNDNTEVDFLGTPKELEKVKEKLVDIIKKINTCDFKADPEEHKCGYCDFRGICAFKK from the coding sequence ATGATAAATTCTGATATAAAATTAAATCCAGAGCAAAAAGAAGCAATAAGCTATGGTGAAGGACCACTTTTAATAGTAGCAGGAGCAGGAACTGGAAAAACAACTGTACTTACACAGCGCGTTTTTCATTTGTTAAAAAATAAAAAATTGACTCCAGATAATATTTTGGCGCTTACTTTTACAGAAAAAGCGGCAATGGAAATGGAGGAGCGAATTGATAGAGCTCTTCCTTATGGATACTCAGATTTGTATGTTATGACTTTTCATAGTTTTTGTCAGAAAATCTTGGAAGACAATGGAATTGATATTGGTATTCCTAGTAATTTCAAAGTTTTAGATGAAGTAGGAATTTGGATGCTTATTAGGAAAAATTTAGATAAATTTGATCTTGATTATTACAAACCACTTGGAAATCCTACAAAATTTATAAAAGAATTGATAAAACATTTTTCTAGATGTAAAGATGAAATTATTAATCCTCAAGATTATTTGGACTATTCTGAAAAGATTAGGTTAAATCAAGACAGAAGAGCAAATGAAGAGATGGAATTAGAGACAAAAAGATTAGAAGAAATTGCAAATGCATACCACGTATATCAGCAAATACTTTTGGAAAATGAAGTACTAGATTTTGGAGATTTAATAAATTATTGTTTGAAACTTTTCAAAGAACGACCAAATATTTTGAAAAAATATAGAGATCAGTTTGAATATATATTGGTAGATGAATTTCAAGATACAAATTATGCTCAATATGAACTTATAAAATTATTATCTTACCCAAAAAATAATATTACAGTTGTGGGAGATGATGATCAAAGTATTTATGCATTTCGTGGAAGTTCTATGAATAATATTTTGGGATTCAAAAAAGATTATCCAAATACAAAAGAAATATTTCTTACAAAAAATTATAGATCAACTCAAAACATTTTGGATTTGTCATATTCTTTTATAAAACAAAACAATCCAAATAGACTAGAAGTAAGGCTTTCTGACGGAAAGAAAAAACTTAGTAAAAAATTAAAATCTTTGACAAATGATTTGGGGGAAATAGAGGTAATAAGAGCGCAGAGTGAAACAGATGAAGTAAGTGAGGTAATAAAAAAGATTTATGAAATTATGAAAAAGGAAAAAAATTTGACTTGGAGTGATTTTGCAATTTTGGTAAGGTCAAATTCTCAGGCAAAACCATTTACTATTGGACTTGAAGAAGCTCAAATTCCTTATGCTTTTTTGGCTTCTCGTGGACTTTATGAAAAAGAAATTGTAATGGATATTGTATCTTACTTAAAACTTTTGGATAATTATCATGAATCATCTGCAATGTGGAGAATATTGAATTTGAAGTTTTTGGATATCTCAAATTCTGACATTATAAATTTGTCTCATACTGCAAAGAAAAAAACACGATCACTTTATGAAATTGCAAAAAATTATCAAATGTATACAAGAGTTTCTCCAAATACTGAAAAATCTTTGCAAAAAATAGTTTCTTTGATAGAAAAACATAGCAAACTTTCTCTTGAGCAAAATGTTTGGAAAGTTGTTTGGGCTTTTCTAAATGATACTGGATATTTGAAGTGGCTTGAAACATTGAGCGAGGCAAAAAAACAAGAAACTTTCAATTATTTAAATCAGTTTTATAAAAAAATTCAATTGTTTGAAAAAGAATCTGATATTGCAAGAGCAAAAGACTTTTTGGAATTTTTTAATCTCGAAATAGAATCAGGTGAGAAGGGAAAACTTACAAATAATTTAGATGATGGGCCAGAATCTCTAAAAGTAATGACTGTTCATGGTGCAAAAGGACTTGAATTTCAATATGTTTTTATAGTTGGGCTTGTGGATAAAAGATTTCCAAGTACTGAAAGATCTGAGGTAATTCAAATTCCAGATGAACTTGTAAAAGAAATACTTCTTGATGGTGATATTCATCTTCAAGAAGAGAGAAGATTATTTTATGTCGCAATGACGAGAGCAAAAAAAGGATTGTATTTTACTTGGGCATTGGACTATGGTGGTTCAAGACTCAAAAAACCATCAATATTTTTGAAAGAATTAAATCTGATAAAATTAGAAGAAGATTTTGTAAAAGAAAATCCTGATATTATAGAAAATTTGAAATCAGAAGTATATGAAGATACAAGAAAAATTAGCAAAGAAGATTTGCAGAAATTATTACCAAAACAATATTCATTTTCTCAGGTAGCGGCATATGATAGCTGTCCTAGACAATATTATTATGCACATATTTTGAAAATTCCAACTTTGGGAAAACATGTTTTTAGTTATGGAAGATCTATGCATTTGGCACTTCAAAAGTTTTTTCAACTTGTAAAATCTCGACAAGACAAAAAACAAACAAGCTTGTTTGATAAAAGCGAAGAATATGATAATAAAAAATTACCAGTAACATTAGATGAGCTTTTGAAATTGTATGAAGAAAATTGGATAGATGATTGGTATGAAAACAAGGAAGACAAAAAAAAGTATAGAGAACAAGGAAGAAAAACTCTGCAAGAAATTTACAAAGATATAGAAAACAATCCTCCAAAAGTAAAATTTTTGGAAAAAGGTTTTAATGTTAGATTTTCAGATTATAGTTTCAAGGGAAATATTGATAGAGTGGATATTGTTAGTGGTGGAGTACAATTGGTAGATTACAAAACTGGAACTTCAAAACAAAAGTTGGGCATAGAAGACAAAAAACAACTTTTGATTTACCAGATAGCTTATGAAGAAGTTTTCAAAGAAAAAGTTAAAAATTTGAAATTTCATTATTTAAATGATAATACTGAAGTAGATTTTCTTGGAACTCCCAAAGAATTAGAAAAAGTAAAAGAAAAATTGGTAGATATAATAAAAAAAATAAACACTTGTGATTTCAAAGCAGACCCAGAAGAGCATAAGTGTGGTTATTGTGATTTTAGAGGTATTTGTGCTTTTAAAAAATAA
- a CDS encoding AtpZ/AtpI family protein: MKNKLAKERLLKKPSSMKELALGMITYNASSILGPLIVFLIIGFILDKIFHTKPLFMISSVVVAFIVTNILMFGRIKKLIKEFNTIYPNPENKKDEEVIKNDENKL; the protein is encoded by the coding sequence ATGAAAAATAAATTAGCAAAAGAGAGATTATTAAAAAAACCAAGTAGCATGAAAGAACTAGCACTTGGAATGATTACGTATAATGCATCATCAATTCTTGGACCACTTATAGTTTTTCTTATAATAGGGTTTATATTAGATAAAATATTTCATACAAAACCATTATTTATGATAAGTAGCGTAGTTGTAGCTTTTATAGTAACAAATATTTTGATGTTTGGAAGAATAAAAAAATTAATAAAAGAATTTAATACAATATATCCAAATCCAGAAAATAAAAAAGACGAAGAAGTTATAAAAAATGATGAAAATAAACTTTAA
- the atpE gene encoding ATP synthase F0 subunit C: protein MDAEAAKFIGAGLAIGLAAIGPAIGEGFIGGQALSAIGRNPEASNKIIPFMFASMAVTESTGIYGLVVALLILFAS from the coding sequence ATGGACGCAGAAGCAGCAAAATTTATAGGTGCTGGACTTGCAATAGGACTCGCAGCTATTGGTCCTGCTATTGGTGAAGGTTTTATTGGGGGTCAAGCATTATCAGCTATTGGTAGAAACCCAGAAGCAAGTAACAAAATAATACCATTCATGTTTGCAAGTATGGCAGTTACAGAGTCAACTGGTATATATGGTTTGGTAGTAGCACTACTTATATTATTTGCATCTTAA